CTTCCCTGCAGACAAACGCCGGGCGCTGGGCCAAGCGTGAAGAGTTGGACCAGGCCATCGGCGAGTGGGCAGCCACGCTGTCAGGCGCCGAGGCCCTCGAAGCCCTCGAAGCCGCCGGTGTTCCCGCCGGTCCCATCTACACCGCGGCGGACATCAGCACGGACAGCCAGTACGCCGCCCGCAACATGATCCAGAAGTTCGACGTTTCCACCGGCGAGGAAATCCTCCCCGGCGTCGGATTCCCCGGCATTGTTCCCGTGATCGGAGACCAGTCCCTGCCCATCCGAAACCTCGGCCCCGACCTGGGCGAAAACACGCAGGAAATCCTTGGCGGACTCCTCACCATGGATGCAGCGCAGATCAATGCGGCTTCCGGCCGCGAGGAGGCCCTCCGACCATGAACCGCTTCGAAAGCCCCCTGGCATCCACGCTGGGCAACGCCATCCTCAGGGATGTCACCCTGCGCGACGGACTCCAACTCACCGGCAAACTCCTGCCCACGGACCAGAAGATCGAAACAGTCCGCGAGCTGCTGCGCCTCGGCGTCCCCGCCATCGAACTTGGCTCCATGGCCCGCGCCGACCTTGTCCCCACCATGGCCAACACACTCGAAGTAGTCCGGGCCCTCACCCCCGAAGAACTGGAGAAATGCTGGATCTGGGTAGCCACACCAGGCCACGTAGCCAAAGCGTCTGCCGCTGGTGCGCGGAATTTCCAGTACTGCCTGTCAGCCTCCGACTCCCACAACAAGGCCAACATCGGGCGGACCACTGATGAGAGCCTGGCCGCCCTGCCCGAAGCTGTTGCGTACACTCGCGCAGTGAACGGCCAGATCCAGCTGTGCATCGCAACGTCCTTCACCTGCCCGTTCGAAGGTTACGTTCCGGAGGAGCGCATTCTTTCGATCGCCAACGACCCCCGGGCCGAGGGCACCACGGACATCGTCATCTGCGACACCCTGGGGCAAGCCATTCCAGCGCAGGTAGCCCGCCTGATCACCCGGGTCCGGGACGAGTCCCCCGCCCGGCGAATCGTCTATCACGGCCACGACACCTGGGGCCTGGGCGTGGCCAACACACTTGCCGCCATCCAAGCCGGTGCCGCAATGGTGGACGGGGCCCTCGGCGGACTGGGCGGCTGCCCGTTCGCACCCGGCGCCAGCGGCAACACCTCCAGCGAGGACATCCTCTTCGCAACCCGGCCCGAGTGGCTCACCCCGGATGTTTTCGGGGAGCTCGTAGTCCTGTCCGAGAAGCTGCTTGCCGAACTGGGCGAACCGAACCGCTCCAAGGCAGCCCAAGGCGCGAGGTCCAAGGCAGCGGCCTTTGACTGGGTTAAGCCGTCGCGCTACACCACCTAGTCCTACCTGCCTGCCCCACCAGCGGCCATCAG
The sequence above is a segment of the Arthrobacter sp. StoSoilB22 genome. Coding sequences within it:
- a CDS encoding hydroxymethylglutaryl-CoA lyase, with translation MNRFESPLASTLGNAILRDVTLRDGLQLTGKLLPTDQKIETVRELLRLGVPAIELGSMARADLVPTMANTLEVVRALTPEELEKCWIWVATPGHVAKASAAGARNFQYCLSASDSHNKANIGRTTDESLAALPEAVAYTRAVNGQIQLCIATSFTCPFEGYVPEERILSIANDPRAEGTTDIVICDTLGQAIPAQVARLITRVRDESPARRIVYHGHDTWGLGVANTLAAIQAGAAMVDGALGGLGGCPFAPGASGNTSSEDILFATRPEWLTPDVFGELVVLSEKLLAELGEPNRSKAAQGARSKAAAFDWVKPSRYTT